In Nocardioides sp. zg-1228, a single window of DNA contains:
- the mobF gene encoding MobF family relaxase — protein sequence MSTDVVEAVVRVHGGVKFYRGAANAARAYVERDRPPADDYYLAEGSGVAQRMVATPDGVSHVAGMDGDTYEQWVAGGDVDTGRKKGRVRDDANALRFVEVTVNGPKTWSLAAALHPEISEALDAAQDRAAKQVIGWVAQHATTRVGPRGRQVQVPVERIEAAVIRHYTSRAGDPHRHLHLQVNARVFAGGAWRGLHSAGVRDMIEAINGIGHAAVATDPEFRAVLAAHGFTLDAETGAIEQLAPYVGAFSARTGQIHRNIDRYEAEWRREHPGEEPGPRLREVWDRRAWADARPDKVVPTDGAALVARWNDELRALGYRDPAAPAVLESTQLGWIDRDGAADWVISRLGAKRSAWNPADIRGRVEVLLAQANLVAEPAARVELAEDVTARAAARCVRLLASPDVPEHVRSLTSQHVVNVEADLMHRLAHRAEKPARRVWLQGRGLTRVDPTQAAVVGVLAGSGQLVVVEGAAGAGKTTALRSAQTVLARQGHRLVVVTPTLKAAEVAAAETGADGHSAAWLIHQHGWRWDYDGHWARRPDTTPGPAARLRPGDLLLVDEAGMLDQDTARALVCIADEAGARVALVGDRHQLPAVGRGGVMDHALA from the coding sequence TTGTCGACGGACGTCGTGGAGGCGGTGGTCCGGGTGCACGGCGGGGTAAAGTTCTACCGCGGCGCGGCGAACGCTGCGCGTGCCTATGTCGAACGTGACCGTCCGCCCGCCGACGATTACTACCTCGCCGAGGGCAGCGGCGTCGCGCAACGGATGGTCGCCACCCCCGACGGCGTCTCACACGTCGCCGGAATGGACGGCGACACCTACGAGCAGTGGGTCGCCGGGGGCGACGTCGACACCGGCCGCAAGAAGGGTCGGGTCCGCGATGACGCGAACGCGCTGCGGTTCGTCGAGGTCACCGTCAACGGCCCGAAGACCTGGTCGCTGGCCGCGGCGCTCCACCCCGAGATCTCGGAGGCGCTCGACGCGGCCCAGGACCGCGCGGCGAAACAGGTCATCGGTTGGGTCGCCCAGCACGCGACTACCCGGGTCGGGCCGCGTGGCCGACAGGTGCAGGTGCCGGTCGAGCGGATCGAGGCCGCGGTGATTCGGCACTACACGTCGCGGGCCGGTGACCCGCATCGGCATCTGCACCTCCAGGTCAACGCCCGGGTCTTCGCCGGCGGCGCCTGGCGTGGCCTCCATTCAGCGGGGGTGCGCGACATGATCGAGGCGATCAACGGCATCGGGCACGCCGCGGTCGCCACCGACCCGGAGTTCCGGGCGGTCCTCGCCGCGCACGGCTTCACCCTGGACGCCGAGACTGGGGCGATCGAGCAGCTCGCGCCGTACGTCGGGGCGTTTAGCGCACGGACCGGTCAGATCCACCGCAACATCGATCGGTACGAGGCGGAGTGGCGGCGCGAGCATCCGGGTGAGGAGCCTGGGCCGCGGTTGCGTGAGGTGTGGGATCGGCGGGCGTGGGCCGATGCGCGGCCGGACAAGGTCGTCCCCACCGATGGCGCGGCGCTGGTGGCGCGTTGGAACGACGAGCTGCGCGCCTTGGGCTACCGCGACCCGGCCGCCCCAGCCGTGCTGGAGTCGACCCAGCTGGGCTGGATCGACCGGGACGGGGCGGCGGACTGGGTGATCTCCCGGCTCGGAGCGAAGCGGTCGGCGTGGAACCCCGCCGACATCCGCGGCAGGGTCGAGGTCCTGCTGGCCCAGGCCAACCTGGTCGCGGAGCCCGCGGCGCGCGTCGAGCTCGCCGAGGACGTGACCGCCCGCGCCGCCGCACGCTGTGTTCGGCTGCTCGCCTCACCCGACGTGCCCGAACATGTCCGGTCGCTGACCTCCCAGCACGTGGTGAACGTCGAGGCGGACCTCATGCATCGTCTCGCCCACCGCGCCGAGAAGCCCGCCAGACGGGTCTGGCTGCAGGGGCGAGGGCTGACGCGCGTCGACCCCACCCAGGCCGCGGTCGTCGGCGTCCTTGCTGGTAGCGGCCAGCTGGTGGTCGTGGAGGGCGCGGCCGGTGCCGGCAAGACCACCGCGCTGAGGTCGGCGCAGACCGTGTTGGCACGGCAGGGACACCGGTTGGTGGTTGTGACGCCGACGTTGAAGGCGGCCGAGGTTGCGGCCGCGGAGACCGGCGCCGACGGGCACTCGGCCGCCTGGCTGATCCACCAGCACGGTTGGCGCTGGGACTACGACGGGCACTGGGCACGGCGCCCCGACACCACCCCAGGCCCGGCTGCCCGGCTGCGACCCGGGGACCTGTTGCTGGTCGACGAGGCGGGAATGCTGGACCAGGACACCGCCCGCGCGCTCGTGTGCATTGCCGACGAGGCCGGGGCGCGGGTCGCGCTCGTCGGCGACCGGCACCAGCTCCCAGCAGTCGGACGCGGCGGCGTCATGGACCACGCCCTTGCCTGA
- a CDS encoding helix-turn-helix domain-containing protein → MTAQLNAPRPRQNPGDDMLTLQEACRYLRVPEGTLRYWRHLGAGPRSFKVGRHVRYWRADLILWLNEQTNRPQNRS, encoded by the coding sequence ATGACCGCACAACTCAACGCCCCACGACCCCGCCAGAACCCCGGCGACGACATGCTCACCCTCCAGGAAGCGTGCCGCTACCTCCGCGTGCCCGAGGGGACGCTGCGCTACTGGCGCCACCTCGGCGCCGGACCCCGCAGCTTCAAGGTCGGCCGTCACGTCCGCTACTGGCGCGCCGACCTCATCCTCTGGCTCAACGAGCAGACCAACCGTCCCCAGAACCGCAGCTGA
- a CDS encoding site-specific integrase: MGSSWLWLTSGSSRSSPCAFAGLRLGEAAGVQLGDVDFLRKSLKVSRQVQRVNGGEIDVRAPKYGSERVVYLANSLVEVLAEHVSAHGTTGTARWFFAGEGDEPPHQNTVGYWWRKTLRDAGLSGIKLHDLRHFYASGLIAAGCDVVTVQRSLGHAKATTTLNTYAHLWPTAEDRTRKAAESIMSASLGDPTAALAKSEASAAQ; the protein is encoded by the coding sequence TTGGGCAGCTCATGGCTGTGGCTGACGAGCGGTTCCAGCCGTTCATCGCCCTGCGCCTTCGCCGGCCTGCGCCTGGGCGAGGCCGCGGGGGTCCAGCTCGGCGACGTCGACTTCCTCCGCAAGTCGCTCAAGGTGTCCCGCCAGGTGCAGCGCGTCAACGGCGGAGAGATCGACGTACGGGCGCCGAAGTACGGCTCGGAGCGCGTCGTCTACCTCGCCAACAGCCTGGTCGAGGTGCTTGCCGAGCACGTCTCGGCCCACGGCACCACCGGCACGGCTCGGTGGTTCTTCGCTGGCGAGGGTGACGAGCCACCGCACCAGAACACCGTCGGCTACTGGTGGCGCAAGACGCTGCGCGACGCCGGGCTGTCAGGCATCAAGCTCCACGACCTGCGGCACTTCTATGCCTCCGGGCTCATCGCGGCCGGGTGCGACGTTGTGACCGTGCAGCGCTCGCTCGGCCACGCGAAGGCAACGACGACCCTCAACACCTACGCCCACCTCTGGCCAACCGCCGAGGACCGCACGAGGAAGGCAGCAGAGTCGATCATGTCCGCCTCGCTCGGCGACCCAACCGCGGCCCTGGCCAAGTCGGAGGCGAGTGCGGCTCAATGA
- a CDS encoding DUF4365 domain-containing protein, whose product MRAPKNEATGTSGQSFVKGEFEELGWGAVPNPEHDLGTDLWLMARDENRFDLGALVGAQVKTGDSYFKSAKTDEGSGEVVGWWYAEEDDSHFDYWSEHTTPHILVLRDTKSKTSYWVQVTSDAIQSTGKGNKILVPASQTVDESSRDALTAVATSPSRVLSLDGSAWGSSWKVPQSDRLRYALMAPRLVAPHPNKDQVFPDATEALAMLMQGRFSELRDVASAAAREASESVSDVNSWLWDLFDAIWSWAVSGDLSKIEALPETADEHYVVAGAVASAAALIEYGRPEDALAAVRGVESREGLGTIDIAWLKSHEARCLVELGHLEEGRDLALEVQKLRAVAPNDPTAGALVAVTTTLVFDMSGFGMGDIGELIQSIDTSTRWWRSQTIANGLEKHFDEQFKTWGRDSSVTWAAADTVWTSLRSATLLAGLSADHGGWRNAMSLLARRELMKASATDTTVLLESLTDLVRAGAKKELVLAVRKLSDDGPVDPLVTLTGRLELESTPRSCLASALAFVRYAGDFAEVADADRHATWLLSSLANPDELRQRMKPTFLIETDLLQSLGGLMRSMSATMKRRVMDHLVSLPVIEDQSLASGYGRIVALVGDDQWSAEDLTRLSARTNDNCELQDDIDGVLATNRPDFRTGLLAKIKQGDLTALGNFGKVTDLPKDAAEAAISHLATSIDNQVKQARSGMHGLGGPDLGHALVVLNAWHRDVARWDAVEALLTEPNAHQSHILGTIGALGKIAKQVPEEEKHRLRPVLEAITQRPAYERDTAFIPTNSSPQSSAKLALLRLFPDEVTDSTMQGLLAGSSSDREVAATIAGERSVTGDRNLLFSLATDPDPRVRVAAIVSLTRRVASEDAPSETSAMICELVDRGGPLTAKQVSGYLLDMPENEARSVLLGSLADHASSLVRARVAAGRANDGLLD is encoded by the coding sequence ATGCGCGCACCCAAGAACGAAGCGACTGGCACCTCGGGCCAATCGTTTGTAAAAGGTGAATTCGAGGAGTTGGGATGGGGTGCCGTCCCCAACCCGGAGCACGACCTCGGTACGGACCTGTGGCTGATGGCTAGAGACGAGAACCGATTCGACTTGGGTGCGCTGGTCGGGGCTCAAGTCAAGACCGGAGACTCCTACTTCAAGAGCGCGAAGACGGACGAAGGATCTGGCGAAGTCGTTGGCTGGTGGTATGCCGAGGAGGACGACAGTCACTTTGACTATTGGAGTGAGCACACCACCCCGCACATCCTGGTGCTGCGTGACACGAAGTCGAAGACCTCGTACTGGGTCCAGGTGACCTCGGATGCGATTCAGTCCACGGGCAAAGGAAACAAGATCCTGGTTCCTGCTTCACAGACGGTCGATGAAAGCAGTCGAGACGCTCTTACCGCTGTAGCTACAAGTCCTTCCAGGGTGCTCAGCCTGGATGGCAGCGCTTGGGGATCCAGTTGGAAAGTGCCCCAGTCTGACCGGCTGAGGTACGCGCTGATGGCGCCTAGGCTGGTTGCACCGCATCCCAACAAGGACCAAGTGTTTCCGGATGCAACAGAAGCCCTGGCGATGCTGATGCAGGGCCGTTTCAGCGAGTTGCGGGACGTTGCGTCAGCCGCCGCCCGCGAGGCATCCGAGAGCGTCTCTGATGTCAACTCCTGGCTCTGGGACCTGTTTGACGCCATCTGGAGTTGGGCTGTATCGGGCGACCTATCCAAGATCGAAGCTCTGCCCGAAACAGCGGATGAGCACTACGTCGTGGCGGGAGCAGTCGCGAGCGCAGCGGCCCTGATCGAATACGGGCGACCGGAAGACGCTCTCGCTGCCGTGCGTGGAGTCGAGTCTCGAGAAGGGCTCGGCACGATCGATATCGCATGGCTCAAGAGCCATGAGGCGCGCTGCCTGGTCGAGCTAGGCCATTTGGAGGAGGGTCGGGACCTCGCTCTCGAAGTCCAAAAACTTCGAGCCGTAGCTCCAAACGATCCCACCGCTGGGGCGCTTGTCGCCGTAACTACTACGCTCGTATTCGACATGAGCGGTTTTGGCATGGGCGATATCGGCGAACTTATCCAGTCCATCGACACGTCTACCCGCTGGTGGCGTTCACAGACCATAGCCAATGGGCTCGAGAAGCATTTCGATGAACAGTTCAAGACATGGGGTCGTGACTCGAGTGTCACCTGGGCCGCTGCCGACACAGTGTGGACGAGTCTTCGCTCGGCAACACTTCTGGCCGGTTTGAGTGCGGATCACGGTGGCTGGCGAAACGCTATGTCGTTGCTGGCGCGCCGAGAACTAATGAAGGCGAGCGCGACGGACACCACGGTCTTGTTGGAGTCGTTGACGGACTTGGTCCGGGCGGGTGCCAAGAAGGAGTTGGTGCTAGCGGTTCGCAAGTTGAGCGACGACGGTCCTGTTGACCCGCTCGTCACCCTCACGGGCCGGCTCGAACTGGAGTCGACTCCGAGGTCGTGTCTTGCTTCGGCGCTTGCATTCGTGCGCTACGCAGGCGACTTCGCCGAAGTAGCGGACGCCGACCGACACGCAACCTGGCTGCTCTCGTCACTTGCGAATCCTGACGAGCTGCGTCAGCGGATGAAGCCGACCTTCTTGATTGAAACTGACTTGCTTCAGTCTCTCGGTGGATTGATGCGAAGCATGTCCGCGACGATGAAGCGTCGAGTCATGGACCACCTGGTAAGTCTTCCGGTCATTGAAGACCAAAGTCTCGCAAGCGGTTACGGACGCATAGTGGCTCTCGTAGGTGACGATCAATGGTCAGCAGAAGATCTCACGCGGCTATCTGCACGAACCAACGACAACTGCGAACTTCAGGACGACATTGATGGCGTCCTCGCAACCAACAGGCCGGACTTTAGGACCGGCCTTCTTGCGAAGATCAAGCAGGGTGATCTCACCGCCCTAGGAAACTTCGGTAAGGTCACTGACCTTCCAAAAGACGCCGCCGAGGCGGCGATTTCCCATCTGGCGACTTCCATCGACAATCAGGTGAAGCAAGCCCGGAGCGGGATGCATGGCTTAGGCGGACCTGATCTCGGACACGCACTCGTTGTCCTGAACGCCTGGCACCGCGATGTTGCACGGTGGGACGCCGTAGAGGCGCTGCTGACCGAGCCAAACGCCCACCAGAGCCACATTCTGGGCACCATAGGTGCTCTCGGCAAGATCGCAAAGCAGGTCCCCGAGGAGGAGAAGCACCGCCTCAGGCCCGTTCTCGAAGCCATCACGCAGCGGCCCGCGTATGAGCGCGATACGGCCTTCATCCCGACCAACTCGAGCCCGCAATCATCCGCCAAGCTTGCGCTTCTTCGCCTCTTTCCGGACGAAGTGACGGATTCCACGATGCAGGGCTTACTTGCCGGATCATCCAGCGACAGGGAGGTGGCCGCCACCATCGCAGGCGAGAGGTCGGTGACGGGTGACCGCAACCTGCTCTTCTCCCTGGCGACGGACCCTGACCCTCGGGTGCGCGTCGCGGCGATCGTGAGCCTGACAAGGCGGGTTGCCAGCGAGGATGCTCCTTCCGAAACGTCGGCGATGATCTGCGAATTGGTTGACCGCGGAGGACCTCTCACGGCCAAGCAGGTGAGTGGGTACCTGCTCGACATGCCGGAGAATGAGGCGCGCAGCGTCTTGTTGGGGTCTCTCGCCGACCATGCCTCGTCTCTTGTACGGGCCCGGGTGGCGGCCGGCAGGGCAAACGACGGGTTGCTCGACTAA